A single Bacillus sp. OxB-1 DNA region contains:
- a CDS encoding YtpI family protein, with protein MLGSNLNFIFVFLIIASGVFYFYFKTRQFRTRQIFPIRKKMYASMAGASLGGLLVSFGINQIILFDGITTYVIAAIFILFGAYVLIFNYKAYKHYRSFVDEETKLNEN; from the coding sequence ATGTTAGGTTCAAATTTAAATTTCATATTCGTGTTTTTGATCATTGCTTCCGGGGTCTTTTATTTTTATTTCAAGACGCGGCAGTTCCGGACAAGACAAATATTTCCGATTCGAAAGAAGATGTACGCCAGTATGGCGGGAGCTTCCCTCGGCGGATTATTAGTATCCTTCGGAATCAACCAGATCATCCTGTTCGATGGAATCACTACATATGTCATCGCGGCCATCTTCATTTTGTTCGGCGCGTATGTACTGATTTTCAATTATAAAGCCTATAAACATTATAGATCGTTTGTCGATGAAGAAACAAAATTGAACGAAAACTGA
- a CDS encoding DHH family phosphoesterase: MKRQIIDTIEKYEKIIILRHVRPDPDAYGSQFGLKELIQHNYPSKKVYAGGNHDESLSFLATPDSIEQSDFEDALVIVTDTGNTERIDSEFYKDGVFLLKIDHHPDVDTYGDMRWVDTNASSTSEMIARLFDEGRQYKGWTMNDAVARYLFAGIVGDTGRFMFPSTTEKTFHIASELIQYNFDRPALFAGMYEVSRELLQLKGYIYQNFEMDENGCAFIKLNQTILEKFRVTVSETSQLVGILGDVKGICAWVIFIEEDDQIRVRLRSKGPVINQLAARYGGGGHPLAAGASVHTWEEADEVIRDLKGLCK, from the coding sequence ATGAAAAGACAAATCATCGACACAATTGAGAAATACGAAAAAATCATTATTCTCCGCCATGTCCGTCCCGACCCGGACGCATACGGATCACAATTTGGTTTGAAAGAGTTGATCCAACATAATTATCCATCGAAGAAGGTGTATGCGGGAGGGAATCATGATGAATCGCTATCCTTTTTAGCAACTCCGGATTCGATTGAACAATCCGATTTTGAAGACGCCCTGGTCATTGTCACGGACACAGGGAATACGGAACGCATCGACAGCGAGTTTTACAAAGATGGCGTTTTTCTGTTGAAGATTGACCACCATCCGGATGTGGATACATATGGCGATATGAGATGGGTCGATACGAATGCGAGCTCCACTTCCGAAATGATTGCCCGCCTATTCGATGAAGGCCGTCAGTACAAAGGGTGGACGATGAATGATGCAGTCGCCCGATATTTATTTGCGGGGATTGTAGGAGATACGGGACGATTCATGTTCCCGAGCACGACAGAGAAGACCTTCCATATTGCAAGTGAGCTAATCCAATATAATTTTGACCGTCCGGCCTTATTTGCGGGAATGTACGAAGTGAGCCGTGAACTTCTGCAATTGAAAGGGTATATTTATCAAAACTTTGAAATGGATGAAAACGGCTGTGCCTTCATTAAGCTGAATCAAACCATTTTGGAGAAGTTTCGTGTGACGGTTTCGGAAACTTCGCAACTGGTCGGGATTTTAGGTGATGTCAAAGGGATTTGTGCCTGGGTCATCTTCATCGAAGAGGACGATCAAATCCGGGTGCGCCTCCGCTCCAAAGGCCCGGTCATCAATCAATTGGCCGCCCGTTATGGAGGCGGGGGGCATCCGCTTGCTGCCGGCGCTTCTGTCCATACATGGGAAGAGGCGGATGAGGTGATCCGGGATCTGAAAGGATTATGTAAATAA